One genomic window of Micromonospora sp. WMMD1128 includes the following:
- a CDS encoding tyrosine-type recombinase/integrase, translating to MLRPEVLPRARPALPGGPADFTEAWLRNRRLSEHTRDAYRRDVTGWLRWCAERGLEPLRVTFLDVNAYGRDLESTPRGRDGRPLTPATVARRLSALSSWYDFLVKLGAVPANPVAAADRPRVDRDHSATVGLSPDEVDALLAAAEADTGPTAARNRAVVALLADLGLRVGELVSLNLADLGAERGHRSVRFVGKGGKVRRRALTPGTAYALDAYLADRAAAHGVTVPELTGPLLVTASGGRLDRHAVFRLVRRLAQTAGIAAWARLSPHSLRHAFATTARSEGVPLEDVQDAMGHADPRTTRRYDRDRHNLDRDPAYAIWAARARRRG from the coding sequence ATGCTGCGTCCCGAGGTGCTTCCCCGCGCGCGTCCCGCCCTGCCCGGTGGCCCGGCCGACTTCACCGAGGCGTGGCTGCGCAACCGCCGCCTGTCCGAGCACACCCGCGACGCGTACCGGCGGGACGTCACCGGTTGGTTGCGCTGGTGCGCCGAGCGCGGGTTGGAGCCGCTGCGGGTCACCTTCCTCGACGTCAACGCGTACGGCCGGGACCTGGAGTCCACCCCGCGCGGGCGGGACGGCCGCCCGCTCACCCCGGCCACCGTGGCCCGCCGGCTGTCCGCGCTGTCGAGCTGGTACGACTTCCTGGTGAAGCTGGGGGCGGTGCCGGCCAACCCGGTCGCCGCCGCCGACCGGCCCCGGGTCGACCGGGACCACTCCGCCACCGTCGGGCTGAGCCCGGACGAGGTCGACGCGCTGCTCGCCGCCGCCGAGGCCGACACCGGCCCGACCGCCGCCCGGAACCGGGCCGTCGTCGCGCTCCTGGCCGACCTGGGGCTGCGGGTCGGCGAGTTGGTCTCGCTGAACCTGGCCGACCTGGGCGCGGAGCGCGGGCACCGCAGCGTCCGTTTCGTCGGCAAGGGCGGCAAGGTACGCCGCCGCGCGCTCACCCCGGGCACCGCGTACGCGCTCGACGCCTACCTGGCCGACCGGGCCGCCGCCCATGGTGTGACGGTGCCGGAGCTGACCGGTCCGCTGCTGGTCACCGCCTCCGGCGGGCGGCTGGACCGGCACGCCGTGTTCCGGCTGGTGCGCCGCCTCGCGCAGACCGCCGGGATCGCCGCCTGGGCGCGGTTGTCGCCGCACTCGCTACGGCACGCGTTCGCCACCACGGCCCGCTCCGAGGGGGTGCCGCTGGAGGACGTGCAGGACGCGATGGGCCACGCCGATCCGCGCACCACCCGCCGCTACGACCGGGACCGGCACAACCTGGACCGGGACCCGGCTTACGCGATCTGGGCGGCCCGGGCCCGCCGACGCGGCTGA
- a CDS encoding YafY family protein yields the protein MRASRLVSLLLLLQTRGRMTAQELADALEVSVRTVYRDVESLGAAGVPVYADRGPAGGYRLVEGYRTRLTGLTGPEAEALFLTGLPGPAAELGLASVVAAAELKMRAALPDDLADRSGRIRQRFHLDAPGWFRHPEATPHLATLAGAVWDDRWVRLRYRRWRAPREVTRLVAPLGVVLKAGRWYLVARCADQLRTYRVGAVLDAAVTDERYERPDGFDLAAYWREWTARYERDVYRDQARIRLTAAALEFMPYVFPPEMSRAARTAAGEPGPDGWLETTVPIESVRHAHAELLKLGAEVEVLAPAELRDRFTATARALTRLYPADADASAGAAGAPASPASA from the coding sequence ATGCGCGCCAGCCGGCTGGTCTCCCTCCTGCTGCTCCTGCAGACCCGGGGGCGGATGACCGCCCAGGAACTCGCCGACGCCCTGGAGGTGTCGGTGCGGACCGTCTACCGCGACGTCGAGTCCCTCGGCGCCGCCGGCGTCCCGGTGTACGCCGACCGCGGCCCGGCCGGCGGCTACCGACTGGTGGAGGGCTACCGGACCCGCCTCACCGGGCTCACCGGCCCGGAGGCCGAGGCGCTGTTCCTCACCGGACTGCCCGGCCCCGCCGCGGAACTGGGCCTGGCGTCCGTGGTGGCCGCCGCCGAGTTGAAAATGCGCGCGGCGCTACCGGACGACCTGGCCGACCGCAGCGGCCGGATCCGGCAGCGGTTCCACCTGGACGCGCCCGGCTGGTTCCGTCACCCGGAGGCCACCCCGCACCTGGCCACGCTCGCCGGCGCGGTGTGGGACGACCGGTGGGTGCGGCTGCGCTACCGGCGCTGGCGCGCCCCACGGGAGGTCACCCGGCTGGTCGCCCCGCTGGGCGTGGTACTCAAAGCCGGACGGTGGTATCTGGTCGCCCGGTGCGCGGATCAGCTGCGCACCTACCGGGTCGGCGCGGTGCTCGACGCGGCGGTCACCGACGAGCGGTACGAGCGGCCGGACGGGTTCGACCTGGCCGCCTACTGGCGGGAGTGGACCGCCCGGTACGAACGCGACGTCTACCGCGACCAGGCGCGGATCCGGCTCACCGCCGCCGCGCTGGAGTTCATGCCGTACGTCTTCCCGCCGGAGATGAGCCGGGCGGCGCGGACGGCGGCCGGCGAACCCGGACCGGACGGCTGGTTGGAGACCACCGTGCCGATCGAGTCGGTGCGTCACGCCCACGCCGAGCTGCTCAAGCTCGGCGCCGAGGTGGAGGTGCTGGCCCCGGCGGAACTGCGCGACCGGTTCACCGCGACCGCGCGGGCGCTGACCCGGCTCTATCCGGCCGACGCCGACGCCAGCGCGGGGGCGGCCGGCGCTCCGGCGTCCCCCGCGTCGGCGTGA
- a CDS encoding Hsp20/alpha crystallin family protein, translating to MLMRTDPFREIDRIAEQFFGTTARPAVMHLDAYRDGDHFYAAFDLPGVDPDSIDCTVERNVLTVRAERRRPTGDKVELVAAERPMGTFTRQLFLGDTLDTDRLEAGYDNGVLTLRIPIAERAKPRRITVTAPAESNGHRQLTTA from the coding sequence ATGTTGATGCGTACCGACCCGTTCCGTGAGATCGACCGGATCGCCGAGCAGTTCTTCGGCACCACCGCCCGCCCGGCCGTGATGCACCTGGACGCCTACCGCGACGGCGACCACTTCTACGCCGCCTTCGACCTTCCCGGCGTCGATCCGGACAGCATCGACTGCACCGTCGAACGCAACGTGCTGACCGTCCGCGCCGAGCGACGCCGCCCCACCGGCGACAAGGTCGAGCTGGTCGCCGCCGAGCGGCCGATGGGCACGTTCACCCGGCAGCTGTTCCTGGGCGACACGCTGGACACCGACCGGCTGGAGGCCGGCTACGACAACGGCGTGCTGACGCTGCGCATCCCGATCGCCGAGCGCGCCAAGCCGCGGCGCATCACGGTCACCGCGCCCGCCGAGAGCAACGGCCACCGGCAGCTCACCACCGCGTGA
- a CDS encoding DUF2087 domain-containing protein: MTAQALAGALADERRRVAFAAIALGARDVPDVVARTGLSARDAATAVRRLTDAGVLVDGAPGLRVDGDRLREFARAGAAAPAAPAADPRETILRTFLRDGALTRLPAQRGRRRVLLEHITARSFEVGRRYPERAVDDLLRPWCAGGEADHVTLRRYLIDDMLLSREHGVYWRTGP, encoded by the coding sequence ATGACCGCTCAAGCTCTGGCGGGGGCGCTCGCCGACGAGCGTCGCCGCGTCGCGTTCGCCGCGATCGCGCTCGGCGCCCGGGACGTGCCCGACGTGGTGGCCCGCACCGGCCTGTCCGCCCGCGACGCCGCCACCGCCGTGCGTCGACTCACCGACGCGGGCGTGCTGGTCGACGGCGCCCCCGGGCTGCGGGTCGACGGTGACCGGTTGCGGGAGTTCGCCCGGGCCGGCGCGGCGGCGCCGGCGGCACCGGCGGCCGACCCGCGCGAGACGATCCTGCGCACGTTCCTGCGCGACGGCGCGCTGACCCGGCTGCCGGCGCAGCGCGGGCGCCGCCGGGTGCTGCTGGAACACATCACCGCGCGCAGCTTCGAGGTGGGGCGGCGCTACCCGGAACGGGCGGTGGACGACCTGCTGCGTCCCTGGTGCGCCGGCGGCGAGGCCGACCACGTGACGCTGCGCCGCTACCTGATCGACGACATGCTGCTCAGCCGCGAGCACGGTGTCTACTGGCGGACCGGCCCGTGA
- a CDS encoding isochorismatase family protein: MTTLTDRPHTALLVIDVQNGVVGDAHDRDRVVANIAALVDRARVAGVPVVWVQHRAEHLPADSEPWQIVPELTRRDGEPLVHKTYGDSFEGTDLEQVLAAARVGRLIVTGAQTDACVRSTLHGAFTRGYDATLVADAHTTEDLSAYGAPPPAQVIAHTNLYWGFQSAPGRTAGTVDTADVDFDATVPA, translated from the coding sequence ATGACCACGCTCACCGACCGTCCGCACACCGCACTGTTGGTCATCGACGTGCAGAACGGCGTGGTGGGCGACGCCCACGACCGCGACCGGGTGGTCGCCAACATCGCCGCCCTGGTCGACCGGGCCCGCGTCGCCGGCGTGCCGGTCGTCTGGGTGCAGCACCGCGCCGAGCATCTGCCCGCCGACAGCGAGCCGTGGCAGATCGTGCCGGAGTTGACGCGCCGCGACGGCGAGCCGCTGGTGCACAAGACCTACGGCGACTCGTTCGAGGGCACCGACCTGGAGCAGGTGCTCGCCGCCGCGCGCGTGGGTCGGCTGATCGTGACCGGCGCGCAGACCGACGCCTGCGTCCGTTCGACGTTGCACGGGGCGTTCACCCGGGGCTACGACGCGACCCTGGTCGCCGACGCGCACACCACCGAGGACCTGTCCGCCTACGGCGCGCCGCCGCCGGCGCAGGTCATCGCGCACACCAACCTCTACTGGGGTTTCCAGAGCGCCCCGGGCCGCACCGCCGGCACGGTCGACACCGCCGACGTCGACTTCGACGCCACGGTCCCGGCCTGA
- a CDS encoding GNAT family N-acetyltransferase gives MRIRDCTDADWRHIWPIVEDVITAGDTFVYDPAWPAEVARKVWMERPPGRTSVAVDDDGTVLGTAKMGPNRPGPGSHVATASFMVSAAARGRGVGRALCEDALDWARRAGFAAMQFNAVAETNTAAVALYLRLGFTVIGTVPESFAHPTRGRVGLHVMHRFL, from the coding sequence ATGCGCATCCGCGACTGCACCGACGCCGACTGGCGGCACATCTGGCCGATCGTCGAGGACGTCATCACCGCCGGCGACACCTTCGTCTACGACCCGGCGTGGCCGGCCGAGGTGGCGCGCAAGGTGTGGATGGAACGCCCGCCGGGGCGTACCTCGGTGGCGGTGGACGACGACGGCACGGTGCTCGGCACCGCGAAGATGGGCCCCAACCGGCCCGGGCCGGGGTCGCACGTGGCGACGGCGAGCTTCATGGTCTCCGCCGCCGCCCGCGGCCGGGGCGTCGGCCGGGCGCTGTGCGAGGACGCGCTGGACTGGGCCCGCCGGGCGGGTTTCGCCGCGATGCAGTTCAACGCCGTGGCGGAGACCAACACCGCGGCCGTGGCGCTCTACCTGCGGTTGGGGTTCACCGTGATCGGCACCGTGCCGGAGTCGTTCGCCCACCCGACGCGCGGTCGGGTGGGACTGCACGTCATGCACCGGTTCCTGTGA
- a CDS encoding TIGR04222 domain-containing membrane protein: protein MLWGVSGPLFLLDYLGAVAVAVAVALAVRESTGRRTRGATPDQVELAYLTDRALLACQVGVAALRRAGGVSVGDLATLHAEGPPPHRPAALVRALHTALRRPQTWAAVLADPDVGRALRRMVGRLVRDGWLLTRAQRRRVALGTVPLFLVAAVGVTRLLESAVEGRTAGGPASVAGLLLCCLATALGGWWLTEVPETGAAARRLLRRLRREHADLDPERRPTWAGRDTDALLTAMALFGPRPLLAVDPAFAVQVGVDPERGRPRPERKPARR, encoded by the coding sequence ATGCTCTGGGGTGTCAGCGGGCCGCTCTTCCTCCTCGACTACCTGGGCGCGGTCGCCGTGGCCGTCGCGGTCGCCCTGGCGGTACGCGAGTCGACCGGCCGCCGGACCCGCGGCGCGACACCCGACCAGGTCGAGTTGGCGTACCTCACCGACCGGGCGCTACTGGCCTGCCAGGTCGGCGTGGCCGCGCTGCGCCGCGCCGGCGGGGTGAGCGTCGGTGACCTCGCCACCCTCCACGCCGAGGGCCCACCGCCGCACCGGCCGGCCGCCCTGGTCCGCGCCCTGCACACCGCGCTGCGCCGCCCGCAGACCTGGGCCGCGGTCCTCGCCGACCCCGACGTCGGCCGGGCGCTGCGCCGGATGGTCGGCCGGCTGGTCCGCGACGGCTGGCTGCTCACCCGCGCCCAGCGGCGGCGGGTCGCCCTGGGCACCGTGCCCCTGTTCCTGGTCGCCGCGGTCGGCGTGACCCGGCTGCTGGAGAGCGCCGTCGAAGGCCGGACCGCCGGTGGTCCGGCCTCGGTCGCCGGGCTGCTGCTGTGCTGCCTGGCCACCGCGCTCGGCGGTTGGTGGCTGACCGAGGTGCCGGAAACCGGCGCCGCCGCCCGCCGGCTGTTGCGCCGGCTACGCCGTGAGCACGCCGACCTGGACCCCGAACGCCGTCCCACCTGGGCCGGCCGGGACACCGACGCGTTGCTGACCGCGATGGCGCTGTTCGGCCCCCGGCCGCTGCTCGCCGTCGATCCGGCCTTCGCCGTCCAGGTCGGCGTCGACCCGGAGCGCGGCCGTCCCCGCCCGGAGCGCAAACCCGCCCGCCGGTGA
- a CDS encoding pentapeptide repeat-containing protein has protein sequence MSAADPPRRDLAAWTGVATALVAALGALVFNGISAVTTNRQTEQARQGQLTDRYAKSVEQLGGASAEVRLGGIYALERLMRDSPADQPTIVEVLAAFIRDNANRRTVTGAVPTASAGADPRSAYRHREEDILAAIAVLGRRDTRHDTARQRVDLSFTSFAGLNLTGVRLARTTLTGADFRGAVLSGADLDYSILAGADLREVSMRITSLHCAALTNANLTGADLTGADLSGARLDLARLDNVNLDGATLPAAADLDLSVARGTPDPSGSATAPWQC, from the coding sequence GTGTCCGCCGCCGACCCGCCTCGCCGCGACCTGGCCGCCTGGACGGGGGTCGCCACCGCCCTCGTCGCCGCCCTCGGCGCACTGGTCTTCAACGGCATCTCCGCCGTCACCACCAACCGGCAGACCGAACAGGCCCGGCAGGGCCAATTGACCGACCGCTACGCCAAGTCGGTGGAGCAGCTCGGCGGCGCCTCGGCCGAGGTGCGCCTCGGTGGCATCTATGCGCTTGAACGCCTGATGCGGGACTCACCCGCGGACCAGCCCACGATCGTCGAGGTCCTCGCCGCCTTCATCCGGGACAACGCCAACCGGCGGACCGTCACCGGCGCTGTCCCGACCGCTTCAGCCGGGGCGGACCCGCGCTCCGCCTACCGGCACCGGGAGGAGGACATCCTGGCGGCGATCGCGGTCCTCGGTCGGCGTGACACCCGGCACGACACCGCCCGACAGCGCGTCGACCTGTCGTTCACCAGCTTCGCCGGACTGAACCTCACCGGCGTACGCCTCGCCCGCACGACCCTCACCGGCGCCGACTTCCGCGGCGCGGTTCTCAGCGGCGCCGATCTCGACTACTCCATCCTGGCCGGAGCGGACCTGCGCGAGGTCAGCATGCGGATCACCTCCCTGCACTGCGCCGCGTTGACCAACGCGAACCTGACCGGCGCGGATCTCACCGGCGCCGACCTGTCCGGCGCGCGGCTCGACCTGGCGCGCCTGGACAACGTGAACCTGGACGGCGCGACGCTGCCCGCGGCGGCGGACCTCGACCTGTCCGTGGCCAGGGGAACTCCCGATCCGAGCGGGAGCGCGACGGCGCCCTGGCAGTGCTGA
- a CDS encoding HNH endonuclease, with protein MLSQVTGLSRHFTEESLRAYLLARSQRLPSGCLVVRGYGSRRGVHQKLAGRAWAHVAAYAVFVGSYRPDLEVRHDCGVPDCIEPTHLRQLSHADNCRERRQPSTCRNGHDRELDPATGRLRRVCRRCNSDAQRRWRERRAAEVAAAKAGYRP; from the coding sequence ATGCTGTCTCAGGTGACCGGGCTGTCCCGCCACTTCACCGAGGAGTCGCTGAGGGCCTATCTGCTGGCGCGGTCGCAGCGACTACCAAGCGGCTGCCTCGTCGTGCGTGGCTACGGCAGCCGACGTGGCGTCCACCAGAAGCTTGCCGGTCGGGCCTGGGCGCACGTCGCCGCGTACGCGGTCTTCGTGGGTAGCTACCGGCCCGATCTCGAGGTACGTCACGACTGCGGCGTCCCCGACTGCATCGAGCCGACCCACCTGCGCCAGCTCAGTCACGCCGACAACTGTCGGGAGCGTCGGCAGCCGTCGACGTGCCGTAACGGGCACGACCGGGAGCTCGACCCGGCCACCGGGCGGCTCCGGAGGGTGTGCCGCCGCTGCAACAGCGACGCCCAGCGGCGATGGCGCGAGCGGCGTGCCGCCGAGGTCGCCGCCGCGAAGGCCGGCTACCGGCCCTGA
- a CDS encoding nuclear transport factor 2 family protein produces the protein MAASSREVVERVLRAGREQDVEAFVASMAPDGYIEWPFRPAGVPGRVRGRAEIRRHLTETAGTLITFDEHRDVVTHETTDPEVVVVEYEAVGTVVATGAPFEQTVIAVFRVRDGQVVSYRDYINPLPLMAALAGGAGER, from the coding sequence ATGGCAGCGTCGTCGCGGGAGGTCGTCGAACGGGTCCTGCGCGCGGGCCGCGAGCAGGACGTCGAGGCGTTCGTGGCGTCCATGGCCCCGGACGGATACATCGAGTGGCCGTTCCGACCCGCGGGTGTGCCCGGGCGGGTGCGGGGGCGCGCGGAGATCCGCCGACACCTGACCGAGACGGCCGGGACGCTCATCACCTTCGACGAGCACCGCGACGTGGTGACGCACGAGACCACCGACCCCGAGGTGGTCGTCGTGGAGTACGAGGCGGTGGGCACCGTCGTCGCGACCGGCGCGCCGTTCGAGCAGACGGTGATCGCGGTGTTCCGGGTCCGGGACGGCCAGGTCGTGTCGTACCGCGACTACATCAACCCGCTGCCCCTGATGGCGGCGCTGGCCGGGGGCGCGGGCGAGCGCTGA
- a CDS encoding class I SAM-dependent methyltransferase, with protein MEQHELRHSSSFGAAATAYAEHRPDYAQAAVRWALDTAPGRRVLDLGAGTGKLTATLNAVGVDAIAVEPDPAMLAELRRALPGVRALPGSAEAIPLPDGSVDAVVAGNAMHWFDMAVAGPEIARVLAPGGVLAGLWNVLDDRVDWVAGLAEVSGSAAVGPRDTPVGWRVETARMHLPINGEPARFDAPEQAEFPHGQRRTADSLVATLATRAGMLVMPAGERQRTLGRIRAFLASRPETADGEFTLPMLTCVLRVRRR; from the coding sequence ATGGAACAGCATGAGCTCCGGCACTCCTCGTCGTTCGGCGCGGCGGCGACCGCGTACGCCGAGCACCGCCCGGACTACGCGCAGGCCGCGGTGCGCTGGGCGCTCGACACCGCGCCCGGCCGCCGGGTGCTCGACCTCGGCGCGGGCACCGGCAAGCTCACCGCCACGCTCAACGCGGTCGGCGTCGACGCCATCGCGGTCGAGCCGGACCCGGCGATGCTGGCCGAGCTGCGCCGCGCGCTGCCCGGCGTCCGCGCGCTGCCCGGCAGCGCCGAGGCGATCCCGCTGCCCGACGGCTCCGTCGACGCCGTGGTCGCCGGCAACGCCATGCACTGGTTCGACATGGCCGTGGCCGGTCCCGAGATCGCCCGGGTCCTCGCGCCCGGCGGCGTCCTGGCCGGGCTGTGGAACGTCCTGGACGACCGGGTCGACTGGGTCGCCGGGCTGGCCGAGGTCAGCGGCAGCGCCGCCGTCGGCCCCCGCGACACGCCGGTCGGTTGGCGGGTCGAGACGGCGCGGATGCACCTGCCGATAAACGGCGAACCCGCTCGGTTCGACGCGCCGGAGCAGGCCGAGTTCCCGCACGGGCAGCGCCGTACCGCCGATTCCCTGGTGGCGACGCTCGCCACGCGGGCCGGCATGCTGGTCATGCCGGCAGGCGAACGGCAGCGCACGCTCGGCCGGATCCGCGCGTTCCTGGCCAGCCGGCCGGAAACCGCCGACGGCGAGTTCACCCTCCCGATGCTGACCTGCGTGCTGCGCGTGCGGCGCCGGTGA
- a CDS encoding DinB family protein, which produces MNGTDVRRAAAAMTAALGPVTDRDWTVRAGDLDWSCWTTAAHVAHDLAGYAGQVAGRPGDAYLPFDLRVRPDARPADVLAVATAAAGMLAALVDSADPTDRAWHWGPCDPGGFAAMGVAETLLHTHDVAAGLDLGWSMPAGLCAGVVQRLFPDAPAGDPASVLLWLTGRAALGEQPRRTSWTWRAAIG; this is translated from the coding sequence GTGAACGGCACGGACGTCCGCCGCGCCGCCGCCGCGATGACCGCCGCGCTGGGGCCGGTCACCGACCGGGACTGGACGGTACGCGCAGGCGACCTGGACTGGTCGTGCTGGACCACCGCCGCGCACGTCGCGCACGACCTGGCCGGGTACGCCGGTCAGGTCGCCGGTCGTCCCGGCGACGCGTATCTCCCGTTCGACCTGCGCGTACGCCCCGACGCGCGACCGGCCGACGTGCTGGCCGTGGCGACCGCCGCCGCCGGGATGCTGGCCGCCCTGGTGGACAGCGCCGACCCGACGGATCGGGCCTGGCACTGGGGTCCCTGCGATCCGGGCGGCTTCGCCGCGATGGGCGTGGCCGAGACCCTGCTGCACACCCACGACGTGGCCGCCGGCCTTGACCTGGGCTGGTCGATGCCGGCCGGGCTGTGCGCCGGGGTGGTGCAGCGGCTCTTTCCCGACGCGCCGGCCGGCGACCCGGCGTCGGTGCTGCTCTGGCTGACCGGCCGGGCCGCGCTGGGCGAGCAGCCCCGCAGAACGTCGTGGACCTGGCGAGCCGCGATCGGCTGA
- a CDS encoding 2-dehydropantoate 2-reductase N-terminal domain-containing protein, with translation MKLLVYGAGVCGSLLAAHLHEAGHDVSLLARGERLAALRRHGVRLAEQTSPTVRRVPVPVVEHPDGAYDLIVVVVRAHQVDAVLESLAGLEGDVLFLVNWAAGAAPLGAVIGHERVLLGFPTAGGTMDGDVVRYRAPTFLNRLAPMPIGEPDGRATPRLERIARAFRAAGINVKVEPRMDAWLTTHAAFATPLGQAVYAAGGPVALADDPDAIRHMIGLIRQNLAAMPSPPVPRGFGALRTLPEGLLVAVLRRFLRSSAALHSGLSNTAPAEAAELARTAEQLRAAAKVGRR, from the coding sequence ATGAAACTGCTGGTGTACGGCGCCGGGGTGTGCGGCAGCCTGCTCGCCGCCCACCTGCACGAGGCCGGGCACGACGTGTCGCTCCTGGCCCGGGGCGAGCGCCTGGCCGCCCTGCGCCGGCACGGCGTGCGGCTCGCCGAGCAGACCAGCCCGACCGTCCGGCGGGTGCCGGTGCCGGTGGTCGAGCACCCGGACGGTGCGTACGACCTGATCGTCGTCGTCGTCCGCGCGCATCAGGTGGACGCGGTGCTGGAGTCACTCGCCGGCCTCGAAGGCGACGTGCTGTTCCTGGTCAACTGGGCAGCCGGCGCGGCGCCGCTGGGCGCGGTGATCGGCCACGAGCGGGTGCTGCTCGGCTTCCCCACCGCCGGCGGCACGATGGACGGTGACGTGGTCCGCTACCGCGCGCCCACCTTCCTGAACCGCCTGGCCCCGATGCCGATCGGCGAACCCGACGGCCGCGCCACCCCACGGCTGGAACGGATCGCGCGGGCGTTCCGCGCCGCCGGCATCAACGTCAAGGTCGAGCCGCGGATGGACGCCTGGCTCACCACGCATGCCGCGTTCGCGACGCCGCTCGGGCAGGCGGTGTACGCGGCGGGCGGCCCGGTGGCGCTGGCCGACGATCCGGACGCGATCCGCCACATGATCGGCCTCATCCGGCAGAACCTGGCCGCCATGCCGAGCCCGCCGGTCCCGCGCGGATTCGGTGCGTTGCGGACGCTGCCGGAAGGGCTGCTCGTAGCCGTGCTGCGGCGTTTCCTGCGCAGCTCGGCGGCGCTGCACAGCGGGCTCAGTAACACCGCGCCCGCCGAGGCGGCCGAACTCGCGCGGACGGCCGAACAGCTACGAGCCGCCGCAAAGGTGGGAAGGCGGTAG
- a CDS encoding TetR/AcrR family transcriptional regulator, whose translation MGSSDTRTQILDAAEHLFAEHGYRGASIRAITDRAGANLAAIGYHFGSKAELLAAVARRVIEPITAAQAAGLDRVLAETPDPPVADLVEAFAGPLFDRMRAGDEGGARTSRLIVMILSDPAEEVRNWTGPATDTVRDRFVAAFERALPGLPQEELWFRMRGILAVTAVDRVGVYHQDPPASLPPETGQAARNWAITFLTAAMSAPPTGPDVSGRPRSAAGPCDRRP comes from the coding sequence ATGGGGTCATCCGATACCCGCACCCAGATCCTCGACGCGGCCGAGCACCTGTTCGCCGAGCACGGCTACCGTGGTGCCTCGATCCGCGCGATCACCGACCGCGCCGGAGCGAACCTGGCCGCCATCGGGTACCACTTCGGCTCGAAGGCGGAACTCCTGGCCGCGGTCGCCCGCCGGGTGATCGAGCCGATCACCGCCGCGCAGGCCGCCGGCCTCGACCGGGTGCTCGCCGAGACCCCGGACCCGCCCGTCGCCGACCTGGTGGAGGCGTTCGCGGGGCCGCTGTTCGACCGGATGCGGGCCGGCGACGAGGGCGGTGCCCGGACGTCCCGGCTGATCGTGATGATCCTCAGCGATCCCGCCGAGGAGGTGCGCAACTGGACCGGCCCAGCCACGGACACGGTCCGCGACCGTTTCGTGGCGGCCTTCGAGCGCGCCCTGCCCGGCCTCCCCCAGGAAGAGCTGTGGTTCCGGATGCGGGGGATCCTCGCCGTGACCGCCGTGGACCGCGTCGGGGTCTACCACCAGGATCCTCCGGCCAGCCTCCCCCCGGAAACGGGCCAGGCCGCCCGGAACTGGGCGATCACGTTCCTGACCGCGGCGATGAGCGCGCCACCGACCGGACCTGACGTCTCGGGACGGCCGCGGTCGGCGGCCGGACCGTGTGACCGGAGACCATGA
- a CDS encoding DUF1992 domain-containing protein encodes MREVTAVTYGWEAAVEAQIRSAQERGEFDNLPGAGKPIPGRDAPYDEGWWIRGFMEREQIPSDLMLPTPLQLRRRIEQLPDEVRDLPTEEAVRSYVAVLNAEVVAWLRTPTGPRVVVRPVDVDEVVRRWRADRQRAVPATAVEPVPHVARPARTRRRWRWWRR; translated from the coding sequence ATGCGGGAGGTGACGGCGGTGACGTACGGCTGGGAGGCCGCGGTCGAGGCGCAGATCCGCTCGGCCCAGGAGCGTGGGGAGTTCGACAACCTGCCGGGCGCCGGCAAGCCGATCCCGGGCCGGGACGCGCCCTACGACGAGGGCTGGTGGATCCGAGGTTTCATGGAGCGGGAGCAGATCCCGTCGGACCTGATGCTGCCCACCCCGCTGCAACTGCGCCGGCGCATCGAGCAGCTCCCCGACGAGGTGCGGGACCTGCCCACCGAGGAGGCGGTCCGGTCGTACGTGGCGGTGCTCAACGCCGAGGTGGTGGCCTGGCTGCGCACCCCCACCGGCCCGCGCGTGGTGGTCCGCCCGGTCGACGTCGACGAGGTGGTACGCCGCTGGCGGGCCGACCGGCAGCGCGCCGTCCCGGCCACGGCCGTCGAACCGGTGCCGCACGTCGCCCGTCCGGCGCGGACCCGGCGGCGGTGGCGCTGGTGGCGCCGCTGA